One window of the Candidatus Chryseobacterium colombiense genome contains the following:
- a CDS encoding DUF1304 domain-containing protein: protein MEIVAKILIAVVAIEHLYILWMEMFAWETKGKEVFKKALPAEMFKPTKGLAANQGLYNGFLAAGLIWSFLIEDPKWQTNVALFFLGCVIVAGIYGAVSATKKIFFVQALPAILAIVAVLLK from the coding sequence ATGGAAATAGTAGCCAAAATCCTAATCGCAGTAGTAGCCATTGAACATCTTTATATTTTATGGATGGAAATGTTTGCATGGGAAACCAAAGGAAAAGAAGTCTTTAAAAAAGCTTTACCAGCGGAAATGTTTAAGCCCACAAAAGGTTTAGCAGCTAACCAAGGTTTATACAATGGTTTTTTAGCAGCCGGATTAATCTGGTCTTTCCTGATTGAAGATCCGAAATGGCAAACGAATGTCGCTTTATTTTTCTTAGGATGCGTTATAGTAGCCGGAATTTACGGTGCCGTTTCCGCAACAAAGAAAATCTTTTTTGTTCAGGCTTTGCCGGCAATTTTAGCGATTGTAGCGGTTTTGCTGAAATAA
- a CDS encoding helix-turn-helix domain-containing protein, with amino-acid sequence MANIIENGIERPATCTEELFAMRDSLDVLGGKWKLMILRYLTNRTDQQIHFKKLERGIEGISAKMLSKELKELEMNLLITRTIQDTKPITVTYAVTEYGKSVFPVTETLVNWGLIHREKIKDSMSS; translated from the coding sequence ATGGCAAACATTATCGAAAACGGAATAGAAAGACCCGCAACCTGTACCGAAGAATTATTCGCAATGCGTGATAGTCTGGATGTTCTGGGCGGAAAATGGAAATTGATGATTTTACGATATTTAACAAACCGAACCGACCAGCAGATTCATTTTAAAAAACTGGAAAGAGGAATTGAAGGAATTTCGGCTAAAATGCTGAGCAAAGAACTGAAAGAGTTGGAAATGAATTTGTTAATTACCAGAACCATTCAGGATACAAAACCAATAACGGTAACATACGCGGTGACGGAATATGGAAAATCTGTTTTTCCTGTCACGGAAACTTTAGTCAACTGGGGATTGATTCATCGGGAAAAGATTAAGGATTCGATGAGTTCTTAA
- a CDS encoding Crp/Fnr family transcriptional regulator, whose product METFKQHLDKFITIDDEEFASVFSFFQELEVKKKQDLMLNSEVCRSMYFVAKGCLRKFFVNEKGIEQTTEFAIENWWITDTFAYERQVKSEFCIQAVERSTVLMIDLQTQEKLLKKHPIMERYFRMVYQRAYAASERRIRYLYEMSREELYVHFSTQYPWFIQRIPQYLIASFLGFTPEYLSEIRAKLRS is encoded by the coding sequence ATGGAGACTTTTAAACAACATTTAGATAAATTCATTACCATTGATGACGAAGAGTTTGCTTCGGTGTTTTCATTCTTTCAGGAATTGGAAGTGAAGAAAAAGCAAGATCTGATGTTGAATAGTGAAGTTTGCAGATCTATGTATTTTGTTGCTAAAGGCTGCCTCCGAAAATTTTTCGTCAATGAAAAAGGGATAGAACAGACTACCGAATTCGCTATTGAAAATTGGTGGATCACCGATACTTTTGCCTATGAAAGACAGGTAAAATCAGAATTTTGTATTCAGGCGGTTGAACGCTCTACAGTCTTAATGATAGATCTTCAGACACAGGAAAAATTACTCAAGAAACATCCCATTATGGAACGTTATTTCAGAATGGTATATCAACGGGCTTATGCAGCTTCGGAAAGAAGAATCCGTTATTTATATGAAATGTCCAGAGAAGAATTGTATGTGCATTTCAGTACACAATATCCTTGGTTTATTCAAAGAATTCCTCAATATTTGATTGCTTCGTTTTTAGGTTTTACACCGGAATATTTAAGCGAAATAAGAGCAAAATTACGTTCTTAA
- a CDS encoding NADP-dependent oxidoreductase, with product MKAVILNENFQLEDGFTEKPSIKDNEVLIQIKASGFNPIDYQMLENELERKLISSLILGRELSGVIAEKGDHVSGFQIGDEVFCGSGSMGSNGTYAEFIAVPAAIVALKPQNISFEQAAAIPSVGLTALQIFKRLNINPKDTILITGAAGGVGSFLTKLFVANGFKNIVATAGSKENRDILMEIGLEDHQIVNYKEENLRMNLLKANNNQPFDFGVDLVGNYISEITADILKINGTYVNVTAFITKDAYEMLFNKGTVIMNISNYSYSMNNDYQYYKKGLEEISRLIENGNITPPNYRTVGSLSKETVLTVHSLLKNYQTQGNKLIMTHE from the coding sequence ATGAAAGCTGTTATTTTAAACGAAAACTTCCAACTCGAAGACGGTTTTACTGAAAAGCCTTCCATTAAGGATAATGAAGTTTTAATTCAGATTAAAGCCAGTGGTTTCAATCCGATTGATTATCAAATGTTGGAAAATGAGCTGGAAAGAAAATTAATCAGCTCACTGATTTTGGGTCGTGAACTTTCCGGGGTTATTGCTGAAAAAGGAGATCATGTTTCAGGATTTCAAATAGGTGATGAAGTATTTTGCGGAAGCGGCTCAATGGGAAGTAATGGAACATATGCTGAATTTATTGCTGTTCCAGCAGCAATTGTTGCTCTAAAGCCTCAAAATATATCTTTCGAACAAGCTGCTGCTATTCCATCTGTCGGATTAACTGCACTTCAAATTTTTAAAAGATTAAATATAAACCCAAAAGACACAATTCTTATTACAGGCGCTGCAGGCGGAGTCGGATCTTTTTTGACTAAGCTATTCGTTGCAAATGGTTTTAAAAATATTGTTGCAACAGCAGGTAGTAAAGAAAACAGGGATATTTTAATGGAAATTGGTTTAGAAGATCATCAGATTGTTAATTACAAAGAAGAAAATCTTAGAATGAATCTTTTAAAAGCCAATAACAATCAACCTTTTGACTTTGGAGTCGATCTTGTCGGAAACTATATATCCGAGATTACTGCAGATATTTTAAAAATCAACGGAACCTATGTGAATGTTACAGCTTTTATTACAAAAGATGCCTATGAAATGCTTTTCAATAAAGGAACCGTGATCATGAATATTTCAAATTATTCCTATTCGATGAACAATGATTATCAATACTATAAAAAAGGCTTAGAAGAGATTTCCAGACTGATAGAAAACGGAAATATCACTCCTCCCAATTACAGAACCGTAGGAAGTCTTTCTAAGGAAACTGTACTGACAGTACATTCTCTGCTAAAAAACTATCAGACCCAAGGCAATAAATTAATTATGACTCATGAATAA